The following coding sequences are from one Ignavibacteriota bacterium window:
- a CDS encoding DNA recombination protein RmuC — MTVSQIFLRFNQSNGFIISRSRKLRMDVLTLILLGAVVILVVILLSRKPTPAQTDYSQTLQLMQQQVEALRGDMRTSLQHVSENLNQQLNSVTQQLQTQTTSVGSRLDNATRVIGDVQKNLGQLGQATQEIKELGQSVSKLEELLRAPKLRGGLGELLLEDLLKQVLPSEHFEMQYKFKNGQTVDAIIRTSEGIVPVDSKFPLENFRKYYETSTESEKKQFQKTFLSDVKKHIEAIAGKYILPDEGTFPFALMYIPAENIYYEVIIKAEGADVYQLALSNNVVPVSPNSFYAYLQVIALGLRGLKIEQSAKQILNTLGRLQGDIGKVRDAFETLGAHLNNAHNKYDEADKRLSLFENKLEGIAERTNTNEQSESNYQLLR, encoded by the coding sequence TTGACCGTTTCCCAAATTTTTCTTAGGTTCAATCAGTCGAACGGATTCATCATTTCCCGCTCGCGAAAACTACGAATGGATGTGTTGACGTTAATATTGCTCGGGGCGGTTGTCATTCTTGTTGTTATTCTCCTTTCGCGGAAACCCACTCCAGCGCAAACAGATTATTCCCAAACTCTTCAACTTATGCAACAACAGGTCGAAGCGTTGCGCGGCGACATGCGAACAAGTTTACAGCATGTTTCGGAAAATCTTAATCAACAACTCAACAGTGTTACGCAACAACTGCAAACGCAAACCACTTCCGTCGGCAGCCGTCTCGATAATGCGACGCGGGTGATAGGCGATGTTCAGAAAAATCTCGGGCAACTCGGACAGGCGACGCAGGAGATTAAAGAGTTGGGACAAAGCGTTTCCAAGTTGGAAGAACTGCTTCGCGCTCCGAAACTTCGCGGCGGTTTGGGCGAATTGCTTCTCGAAGATTTGCTGAAACAGGTGTTACCGTCGGAACATTTTGAAATGCAATACAAATTCAAAAACGGACAGACGGTTGATGCAATCATTCGGACATCGGAAGGAATCGTTCCGGTGGATTCAAAATTTCCGCTCGAAAATTTCAGAAAATATTATGAAACATCAACCGAAAGCGAGAAGAAACAGTTTCAGAAAACATTTCTCAGCGATGTGAAGAAACATATCGAAGCCATTGCAGGGAAATATATCCTTCCGGATGAAGGAACCTTTCCGTTTGCGTTGATGTATATTCCTGCAGAGAATATTTATTATGAAGTCATCATCAAAGCCGAAGGCGCAGACGTGTATCAACTTGCGTTAAGCAACAATGTTGTGCCGGTTTCGCCGAACAGTTTCTACGCGTACTTACAGGTGATTGCTCTTGGCTTGCGCGGATTAAAAATCGAACAGAGCGCAAAACAGATTTTGAACACACTCGGTCGTTTGCAAGGCGACATCGGAAAAGTGCGCGATGCGTTCGAGACGCTTGGTGCGCATCTCAACAACGCGCACAACAAATACGACGAAGCAGACAAACGGCTTTCACTATTCGAAAACAAATTGGAAGGAATTGCAGAACGAACCAACACCAATGAACAATCAGAATCGAATTACCAATTGTTACGCTGA